The window GACGTCCTGCTTCAGGCGATTTCCTCGCCACTGCTGACCGCCGATGTTGGCAGTCGTCGGTTCTGGCGCGGCAGTGGCCAGCGTCTCGGCCGACTCTCCTTGCTGAGCGATGTAACTGGCGATCCCTTGGCTGACCCAGCTGGGATATTGAATGTCGAGTTCCGTCGTGCGCAGCAGGGCCAGAACGGTTGCTTCGCGGACTCGCTGGATTTGCTGATCGAGCGGAGGTTGTCCTTTACCTACATGCACAACCAGGTTGCTCTTCAAGCCGACGACGTTGAGGGTCGTCAACGGTTGATCGCGAGCACGCTGCGGATCGCCATCGACCACAATCTGCAACGCGCCAATGCCGAAGTTCGGGTTGCGATGGACCTTTGTGAAGTGGTCGGCGAGAGCGCCTGCTTCCTGCCAGGCCTGCAGTGCTTCGGTCATGGCGTGGCGGGCGTCGTCTGCGTTCGTGTTCGCGATCACAGACATATTGTTATTGTGCAGTTCAAATCCGCGGTGGGTCCAACGCTCTTTGTAGTGCGGCCGATCATTTTCATCGGGAATGCGCGGCCGAATATCTGCCGTGCTGCGATAGACGCGATCTTGAGCAGTCGTCGATTGCAGCGTGCAATTTGCTAGCGGCACCAAGAGTCCCGCGGCGGCCACAGCCTTCAGCCAGCGACGTGTTGATAGCAGTTGGCGCATCGGACACTCCTCTTATACACAGCAGAAAACAGCTTCCCCTCGAATTTATCGGCTGAATCGAGCGTGCGCTTCGCACCGGTTATATGGATCGTTCGCTCCCTGCCGCCAAAGACTAGCCTTCCAGGGTACCCGTACCAACTTCTCGCGTACTCGCCGAAAGTGGTCGCCGCCGGATAAAGCAAACAGCCCTGTTAATCTGTACTATCCGCACAACCCGTGCTTCGCGAATTACCGGCACAATTTCTCAATTGCCGTCTCTGCAGGGTTCGATAGGAATCAGGCAGGGAAGGGCTGCAAATGGCCCCGCGCGTGGATTGGCACGCGATGCCTGCATCAGGGAAGACAACAAGCGTCGTTGCCGGGGAACCTTTCACCGGGTGGCGATGACGCGAGTCAAATAAGGGGGAAGACGATGCTCCGATCGTCGCGTTTTCGTTTGTTGACTGCCACGCTGTGCGCTGCCGGGGTGTTTACCGGACAGCTATTGGGGCAACAGCCCGCCTATCCGCGGCAACAGCTGAGTGGCGCCAAGCCGCAGCTGCAACGGGTAGAGATCGATGCCGCGCCGCTGGCAGTCAAGCCAGGCGTGGAAGCGAAAACCGCCGAGCAGACAAATGATGGGCTCGCGCCGATCGTGTCGTCGGCGAATGTGCCGCGTCCCTCGCGCAGCAAGCCGGCCGCTGCTCCGCAGTTGCCAGCGACGCCGCCGGTCGCAAATGTGAATAAGACAGAAGGCCTGCCGCTGGAAGCAATTCTCGCTCAGCCGACTCCTAATAAGGTCGAGCCAGTTCGTCCAGCTGCGACGACAGGTTTGCCGCCTGGTGCTCCCGCGAGCACGGGGCCTTGGATGCAGGATATTCGGGAGATGATCCGCAGCACGCCGTCGCCCAATGGGGCGCGGAATGCGGTTCAGCCAGCTGCGAACAACGCTGCTTCGCTGAATAAGAATGTCGCGAAGCAAGTTCAATACGAACAGCCTGCGATGCCTGCTGGACCGCCGAAGGAGTTGATCGCGACGCCCATCGGTGGCGCTCAGTCGGCCTTCGCTCCGATTCCGGCCGCGCCGCCGGCTCCGGCTGCTTCGATTCCGTTGCCGCCGTTGCCTGCCGAGATTCAGGCGATGACGCCGCCTGCGGCTTATAGCCAGCCGGCGTTTAGTCCGCCTTCGTTCACGCCTCCGGCTCCTGCGCCGGAAGTGCGGCCGATCGCGCTGCCGGTTCAGCAGTTGGCACCGGCTCCTGCTCCGCAGCAGGCTGTGCTTGCAACTTCGCAGCCGATTTCCCAGCCGAGCGCGCAACCAGCTGCTCCCGCAGTTGCTGCCAAGCCGAAGAAGCTGCAGCATTTGGCGCCGATGAATCCGCAGTACGAAGCGGCAGCTCAGGCTCGCGGCATCGCTCAAGTGCGAGCCGAGAACGCGTTGCCGCCGCTGTCGCCGCCGGGGCAGTTCAACGATTCGCAGCTGACTCCCGCGCCCTCGTATGAACCGGTCGCGCCGGCTCAGCAGCGGCTGCAAGGTCATCCGGTCAACCTGGTGCAACAGCCGGGTGCGTTGCAGCCACCGCCGGCGACCACGCCTGGTCAACAGCCTGTTGATCCGCGGGTCGATGCGATGGCCCGCGCTGGCAGCCCGTTCGAAGTGATCGATGAAACCGGCGCGGTGCAGGTCATGGTTCGTCGCAGCAAGCTGCTTCGCACTAAGGTCGACATCTACCGCACGGCAGTCGTCGACGACTCGATCTGCGAGATCGTGCAGTTCACGCCGCGTGAAGTTTCGATCATCGGCAAGAGCCAGGGTTCGACGCACGTCACCTTCTGGTTCGACGATCCGGCGATGCAGCCGATCACGTATGTGATTCAGGTTGTTCCGGACGTGGCTGCGGTCGTACAGCAAGAGAATACTTACAAAATGCTGCAGGATGTCATCAATGAGATGTTTCCTGATAGCAAGATACAATTGATGATTGTGGCCGATAAACTGATCCTCCGCGGCCAGGCCAAGGACAGCGAAGAAGCTGCTCAGATCGTCGCGCTCGTTCGCAGCCAGACCGGTGGTTTGTCGCAAGGAGCGAATGCGGGCGGCATGGGTGGCGGCCTCAGCGAAGGTGCTGCCGCTCAAGTGCTGAGCGACTCGGCGACTGGTTCTTCTCAACGCTCGCGGTTGCAAGTCATCAACATGATTCGCGTGCCGGGCGTGCAACAAGTCGCGCTGCGGGTGAAGATCGCGGAAATGAATCGCTCGGCCGCTCGCGGCTTCGGCGTCGACGTGAAGGGTCACATCAACTTCACGGACAACACCGATGGCAGCCAGATGTTCCTGCAGTCGATGCTCAACGTCGCTGCCGGTGCTGGTCCTGCCCTGCTCACGCAAGTCGACGGCGACGATATTCAACTCGGTGTGCGTTACCTGCAATCGCATGGCATCATCCGTCTGCTCAGCGAGCCGACGCTGGTGACGATGAGCGGTACGCCGGCCACATTCATCGCCGGTGGTGAGTTCGCGGTGCCGACAATCGTCGGTTCTGCAGGCCTAAATGCGGTCACAACCGACTTCCGCGCCTTCGGTGCGATCATCAGCTTCATGCCGACGGTGATCG is drawn from Anatilimnocola floriformis and contains these coding sequences:
- a CDS encoding type II and III secretion system protein family protein — its product is MLRSSRFRLLTATLCAAGVFTGQLLGQQPAYPRQQLSGAKPQLQRVEIDAAPLAVKPGVEAKTAEQTNDGLAPIVSSANVPRPSRSKPAAAPQLPATPPVANVNKTEGLPLEAILAQPTPNKVEPVRPAATTGLPPGAPASTGPWMQDIREMIRSTPSPNGARNAVQPAANNAASLNKNVAKQVQYEQPAMPAGPPKELIATPIGGAQSAFAPIPAAPPAPAASIPLPPLPAEIQAMTPPAAYSQPAFSPPSFTPPAPAPEVRPIALPVQQLAPAPAPQQAVLATSQPISQPSAQPAAPAVAAKPKKLQHLAPMNPQYEAAAQARGIAQVRAENALPPLSPPGQFNDSQLTPAPSYEPVAPAQQRLQGHPVNLVQQPGALQPPPATTPGQQPVDPRVDAMARAGSPFEVIDETGAVQVMVRRSKLLRTKVDIYRTAVVDDSICEIVQFTPREVSIIGKSQGSTHVTFWFDDPAMQPITYVIQVVPDVAAVVQQENTYKMLQDVINEMFPDSKIQLMIVADKLILRGQAKDSEEAAQIVALVRSQTGGLSQGANAGGMGGGLSEGAAAQVLSDSATGSSQRSRLQVINMIRVPGVQQVALRVKIAEMNRSAARGFGVDVKGHINFTDNTDGSQMFLQSMLNVAAGAGPALLTQVDGDDIQLGVRYLQSHGIIRLLSEPTLVTMSGTPATFIAGGEFAVPTIVGSAGLNAVTTDFRAFGAIISFMPTVIDKDRIRLQVSPEFSQINSALTVGGTPGLKVRAATTTVEMREGQTLAIAGLLEDNMNGTNVGDLPFLSRVFGRRDMSRNETELLILVAPELVHAMEAEEVPPLPGFDVTEPTSAQFFLHGRLEGNPTQDYRSTVWPRLKKRYGAGGPAMTSGPFGHGQ